A DNA window from Canis lupus familiaris isolate Mischka breed German Shepherd chromosome 10, alternate assembly UU_Cfam_GSD_1.0, whole genome shotgun sequence contains the following coding sequences:
- the LOC102156332 gene encoding apolipoprotein L2-like isoform X2, translating into MTSEGRELSPENESFLEDAIAYFQNTVSPEVLHHLLNDHEAWERFVAVAVASLPREEADILREGLNDLTGHMDMEDEDLARETFLNVFPQLKVELEKRIRKLRRLADEVDKVHKRCTISNMVASSTGAASGLLGVLGLGLAPVTAGFSLTLLTTGSMLGVAATVTHMSTSLVEYSNTSSARAEASDLVSGIDQGDRVGLDLQNTILKILSLGSVIRNLKKIAKNNSAKKVATVQPHLVDKARRLMTGRSVSVRSGNLVQKAFGGTALAMSKGIRYLGMASSGVFLLMDVASLVKESRHLHEGARAELAEVLRQQAQELERKLELLTRLYESLM; encoded by the exons ATGACCTCGGAAGGCCGTGAACTCTCTCCAG AGAACGAAAGTTTTCTTGAGGATGCTATTGCGTATTTCCAGAACACCGTGAGCCCAGAAGTACTGCATCACCTATTGAACGACCATGAAGCCTGGGAGAGATTTGTGGCTGTGGCTGTTGCCTCATTGCCCAG GGAGGAGGCTGACATACTACGTGAAGGTTTGAATGACCTGACAGGACACATGGATATGGAAGACGAAGACCTGGCTAGGGAGACTTTTTTGAATGTGTTTCCCCAGTTGAAAGTGGAGCTTGAGAAACGCATAAGAAAGCTCCGTAGGCTTGCAGATGAGGTTGACAAGGTCCACAAGCGCTGCACCATCTCCAACATGGTAGCGAGTTCCACCGGTGCTGCGTCTGGCCTCCTGGGCGTCCTTGGTCTGGGTCTGGCACCTGTAACAGCAGGGTTCAGTCTGACACTCTTGACAACTGGATCGATGCTGGGAGTTGCAGCTACTGTGACTCACATGTCCACCAGCCTTGTGGAATACTCAAACACATCGTCTGCAAGAGCTGAAGCCAGTGACCTGGTGTCTGGTATTGATCAAGGGGACAGAGTTGGATTGGATCTGCAGAACACCATActcaaaattctttctttagGATCTGTCattagaaatctgaaaaaaattgcaaagaataATAGTGCCAAGAAGGTAGCCACAGTCCAACCTCACCTGGTAGACAAGGCCAGGCGCCTCATGACAGGTAGGAGTGTCTCAGTTCGAAGTGGCAATCTGGTGCAGAAAGCTTTTGGAGGTACTGCTCTGGCAATGTCCAAAGGAATCCGGTATCTGGGCATGGCTAGCTCAGGTGTGTTCCTTCTGATGGATGTGGCCAGCCTTGTAAAAGAGTCAAGGCACTTGCATGAGGGGGCAAGGGCAGAGTTAGCTGAAGTGCTGAGGCAGCAGGCCCAGGAGCTGGAGAGAAAGTTGGAATTGCTCACACGGCTCTATGAGAGTCTCATGTAG
- the LOC119876746 gene encoding apolipoprotein L3-like, giving the protein MTSEGRELSPENKSFIEDAIEYFQDTVNREVLHFLLINHETWEKFVAETSLSREDADALREGLNDLEGDMDIEDEGQAREKFLNVFPQVKVELEGYIKRLRECADEVDQVHEGCTITNIVASSTGAATGPLGIHGLGLVPVIGGLSPETLVAGVGLGAASDATQVTTSIVEGSHESPATAETTLDKEEVVAKVLHENWSSISSLERTLSRLSRLTFVRRRPPHDGGGGDDGGGGDNGGSGDDAGGGDDGRRAGNVWRVAGALRGRVL; this is encoded by the exons ATGACCTCGGAAGGCCGTGAACTCTCTCCAG AGAACAAAAGTTTTATTGAGGATGCTATTGAGTATTTCCAGGACACGGTGAATCGAGAGGTACTGCACTTCCTGCTGATCAACCATGAAACCTGGGAGAAATTTGTGGCTGAGACCTCATTGTCCAG GGAAGACGCCGATGCGCTACGTGAAGGTCTGAATGACCTGGAAGGAGACATGGATATTGAAGATGAAGGCCAGGCTAGGGAGAAGTTTTTGAATGTGTTTCCCCAGGTGAAAGTGGAGCTTGAGGGGTACATAAAAAGGCTCCGTGAGTGTGCAGATGAGGTTGACCAGGTCCACGAGGGCTGCACCATCACCAATATAGTAGCCAGCTCCACTGGTGCTGCGACTGGCCCTCTGGGCATTCATGGTCTGGGTCTGGTACCCGTCATAGGGGGTCTCAGTCCGGAAACCTTGGTAGCTGGAGTGGGGCTGGGAGCAGCatctgatgctacccaggtgacCACCAGCATCGTGGAAGGCTCACATGAGTCGCCTGCAACTGCCGAGACAACTCTTGATAAAGAGGAGGTAGTTGCAAAGGTTCTGCATGAAAACTGGTCCAGTATTTCTtcctta gaACGGACTCTTTCCCGCCTCAGTCGACTGACCTTCGTTAGGCGGCGACCTCCTCacgatggtggtggtggggacgaTGGTGGCGGTGGGGACAATGGTGGCAGTGGGGACGATGCTGGCGGTGGGGACGATGGCAGAAGGGCGGGGAACGTTTGGCGAGTTGCCGGGGCTCTTCGGGGCCGGGTGCTCTGA